The Novosphingobium sp. Gsoil 351 genome contains the following window.
CGCCATCGGCGTCCTTGTCCCACGCGGTATCGGCGCGGCCCCAGAACTCACGGTCTTCCGAGACGCAGGCGCGATAGTCGGTCCACCCGCCGGGATAAGCGCTGGCTGCCAGCCCGGTAATCTTCAGTTCGACCCGGCGTCCGGCCGCACCCGAAACGCGGAAGTGGAACCACTGGAAGAAGTCCGAATCCCGGTCCTTGCGGATCGCCAGACGGGCCGAAGTCCCGTCGATGGAAAGGACTTCGATGTTGCCGCTGTCGAACGCGGCGTCGATCTGGATGGGTGCAATTTTTGAGGTCATTTGACCTCGATAGTCTCCCCCGACTTTCCGGGAAAGCCCACGAACAGCGCATGGGCGAGCCGCGCGGCGGTTTCGGGCTTATCGGCCTCGCGCCGCGGGCTGCGCAAGGCGGAGCGGCCTTCCCACAACGGCGCGCCGCTGGCCTTGTCACGGATCGTCACCGACAGCTCGCTCATGACGTCACCGCCGCGCTGTCCGCCACCGAGCGGGAAGCCGACGCCAAGGCCGACCCCGACCGAGGTGCCCCCGCCACGGTGCCATCCGCCGCCCGAACCGCCGCCGATGCCGATGCTGACCGACGACCCGCCGCCCCGACGCTCGCTGCCGGGCACCGCGTCGCGGGTCAGACGGACTTCGGCGATGCGCCCGACGCTGGGCTGGGCCGCGGACGGTGCCAAACCTTGCGCCGCAAGCTCGCGCGCCACCGCGTCGAGCCAGGCGCGGGTCTCGAGACTGCGCGCGTCGGTTCCGGGAGCGGGAGCAACTTCGACCCAGCCGGGCCCGAGCTGAGCCAGCGTGGCCGGGGTGTGAAAGCGGGTCACCTCGACCGGGGCGGACGCCATCGCGGGATAAGCCGACGCGAGCAGCGCGGCGGTGGCGAACAGGAAACGCATGGTCGAAAGCCCCTTGAAGTTCGGCCAAATCCTTAGCCGCAAAGGATTTAGCAGGGCTGAATGCGAGCGTTAACCATCGCGCACAGATTGCGTGCTACGCGCTCGCCATGAGCGAGTCATGGTTTGAATTTCCAAAGGTAAGTATGTCAAAGCTATCTGTACTCGTGACCGGCGGCGCCGGTTATATCGGCAGCCACGCGGTGCTCGCCTTGCTGGACGCAGGCTGGCCGGTGACCGTGATCGACGACCTCTCGACCGGATTCCGCTGGGCGGTGCCCGAAGGCGTTGCGTTCTATCAGGGTGATATCGCCGATGAGGCGCTGCTGTCGCGGATCTTCGCCGAGCAGGGCACCCGCGCCGTGATGCACTTCGCCGGCTCGATCATCGTCCCCGAATCGGTCTCCGATCCACTCAAATACTACCTCAACAACACCGTGAACAGCCGCGCGCTGATCGCCGCCTGCGTCG
Protein-coding sequences here:
- a CDS encoding DUF4136 domain-containing protein, producing the protein MRFLFATAALLASAYPAMASAPVEVTRFHTPATLAQLGPGWVEVAPAPGTDARSLETRAWLDAVARELAAQGLAPSAAQPSVGRIAEVRLTRDAVPGSERRGGGSSVSIGIGGGSGGGWHRGGGTSVGVGLGVGFPLGGGQRGGDVMSELSVTIRDKASGAPLWEGRSALRSPRREADKPETAARLAHALFVGFPGKSGETIEVK